Proteins encoded together in one Streptomyces sp. NA04227 window:
- a CDS encoding UDP-N-acetylmuramoyl-L-alanyl-D-glutamate--2,6-diaminopimelate ligase, protein MLASPRPSLRPGGGGAGTVTAVPHADQSQNAQNDANAGYPGPPRPERVEPTALTELAAEMGVTASAEAQVTGVTHDSRAVRPGDIYAALPGARLHGADFVAQAADLGAVAILTDASGAERAERTGLPVLVVDSPRARMGQLAATVYGHPGRHLLQLGITGTSGKTTTAYLVQGGLDEAAGGVPGLIGTVEIRIGEERVKSERTTPEATDLQALFAVMRERGVQAVAMEVSSHALVLGRVDACVFDVAVFTNLSPEHMEFHSDMEDYFQAKAQLFTPLRSKQGVVNLDDEYGRRLVKESGVPVTTYSAEGHPDADWRAEDVEVGPLGSTFTVIGPKEERIPARAPLPGPFNVSNTLAAIVTLAVAGLDPVRAAAGVGAIPGVPGRLERVDAGQDYLAVVDYAHKTDAVESVLRALRKVTEGRIHIVLGCGGDRDKTKRKPMGAAAARLSDTAILTSDNPRSEDPLAILATMMAGAAEVPAHERGDVAVFEDRAAAIAAAVARAEPGDTVLVAGKGHEQGQDIAGVIRPFDDREVLREAIDKTQG, encoded by the coding sequence GTGCTTGCTTCGCCGCGCCCTTCACTTCGCCCCGGCGGGGGTGGGGCCGGTACGGTTACCGCCGTGCCACATGCTGATCAGTCACAAAACGCCCAGAACGACGCGAACGCCGGTTACCCGGGACCACCGCGTCCGGAGCGGGTCGAGCCCACCGCCCTCACCGAGCTCGCCGCCGAAATGGGCGTCACCGCGAGCGCCGAGGCCCAGGTCACGGGCGTCACCCACGACTCCCGCGCGGTACGCCCCGGGGACATCTACGCCGCACTGCCCGGCGCCCGCCTGCACGGCGCGGACTTCGTCGCGCAGGCCGCCGACCTCGGCGCGGTCGCGATCCTCACCGACGCCTCGGGCGCCGAACGCGCCGAGCGCACCGGCCTGCCCGTCCTCGTCGTGGACAGCCCCCGGGCGCGGATGGGCCAGCTCGCCGCGACCGTCTACGGCCATCCCGGGCGTCATCTGCTCCAGCTCGGAATCACCGGCACCTCCGGCAAGACCACCACCGCCTACCTCGTCCAGGGCGGACTCGACGAGGCGGCCGGGGGCGTACCCGGACTCATCGGCACCGTGGAGATCCGGATCGGCGAGGAGCGTGTCAAGTCCGAGCGCACCACCCCCGAGGCCACCGATCTGCAGGCGCTGTTCGCCGTCATGCGCGAACGCGGCGTACAGGCCGTCGCCATGGAGGTCTCCAGCCACGCCCTGGTCCTCGGCCGGGTGGACGCCTGCGTCTTCGACGTGGCGGTCTTCACCAACCTGAGCCCGGAGCACATGGAGTTCCACTCCGACATGGAGGACTACTTCCAGGCCAAGGCCCAGTTGTTCACGCCACTGCGCAGCAAGCAGGGCGTGGTCAACCTCGACGACGAGTACGGCCGACGCCTGGTCAAGGAGTCCGGGGTGCCCGTCACCACCTACTCCGCCGAGGGCCACCCGGACGCCGACTGGCGCGCCGAGGACGTCGAAGTCGGGCCGCTCGGCTCGACGTTCACCGTGATCGGCCCCAAGGAGGAGCGGATCCCCGCCAGGGCGCCGCTGCCCGGACCCTTCAACGTCTCCAACACCCTCGCCGCGATCGTCACCCTCGCCGTCGCGGGCCTGGACCCGGTGCGCGCCGCCGCCGGCGTGGGCGCGATCCCCGGCGTCCCCGGCCGGCTCGAGCGGGTGGACGCGGGCCAGGACTATCTCGCCGTCGTCGACTACGCGCACAAGACCGACGCCGTCGAATCGGTGCTGCGCGCCCTGCGCAAGGTCACCGAGGGCCGTATCCACATCGTGCTCGGCTGCGGCGGCGACCGCGACAAGACCAAGCGCAAGCCGATGGGCGCCGCTGCCGCACGGCTGTCGGACACCGCCATCCTCACCTCGGACAACCCGCGTTCGGAGGACCCGCTGGCCATCCTCGCCACGATGATGGCGGGCGCCGCGGAGGTCCCCGCCCACGAGCGCGGCGATGTCGCGGTCTTCGAGGACCGGGCCGCGGCCATCGCGGCCGCCGTCGCCCGAGCCGAGCCCGGCGACACCGTGCTCGTCGCGGGCAAGGGACACGAACAGGGCCAGGACATCGCCGGGGTGATCCGCCCCTTCGACGACCGCGAAGTGCTCCGCGAAGCCATCGACAAGACCCAGGGATAA
- the murD gene encoding UDP-N-acetylmuramoyl-L-alanine--D-glutamate ligase, protein MGSRQVTFRGQQITVAGLGVSGISAARALAGLGASVTVVDGGDNEGLRARAEELRAEGVAVRLADAETLPEGTELVVTSPGWKPGSPLFAAAAAVGVDVVGDVEIAWRLRGPGAAPWLAVTGTNGKTTTTRMLAAILEAAGLRTAAVGNIGTPIVDLVLGEEKFDVLAVELSSYQLHWAPSLRAHSAAVLNLAPDHLDWHGSMRAYAADKGRVYEGNQVACVYNVADPATEELVRAADVEEGCRAIGFTLGTPAPSQLGVVEGLLVDRAFVADRQKQAQELAEVTDVRPPVPHNIANALAAAALARAYGVEPAAVREGLRAFRPDPHRIEHVADVDSVAYVDDSKATNTHAAEASLASYESIVWIAGGLAKGATFDELVQKAAPRLRGVVLIGADRALIREALARHAPGVPVVDLDRTDTGAMSAAVQEAARLAKSGDTVLMAPACASMDMFTNYNKRGEAFAAAVRELDAASA, encoded by the coding sequence GTGGGCAGCCGACAAGTGACCTTCCGGGGACAGCAGATCACCGTCGCCGGTCTCGGCGTGAGCGGCATCAGTGCCGCCCGCGCCCTGGCCGGCCTCGGCGCTTCGGTGACCGTCGTGGACGGCGGCGACAACGAGGGCCTGCGCGCCCGTGCCGAGGAACTGCGCGCCGAGGGCGTCGCGGTACGCCTCGCGGACGCCGAGACGCTGCCCGAGGGCACCGAACTCGTCGTCACCTCACCGGGCTGGAAGCCGGGCAGCCCGCTGTTCGCGGCCGCCGCCGCGGTGGGTGTGGACGTGGTCGGCGATGTCGAGATCGCCTGGCGGCTGCGCGGCCCCGGGGCGGCGCCCTGGCTCGCGGTCACCGGCACCAACGGCAAGACCACCACGACCCGGATGCTGGCCGCCATCCTGGAGGCCGCCGGACTGCGCACCGCCGCGGTCGGCAACATCGGCACCCCGATCGTCGACCTCGTCCTCGGCGAGGAGAAGTTCGACGTCCTGGCCGTCGAACTCTCCAGCTACCAGCTGCACTGGGCGCCCAGCCTGCGCGCGCACTCCGCCGCGGTCCTCAACCTGGCGCCCGACCACCTGGACTGGCACGGCTCGATGCGGGCGTACGCCGCCGACAAGGGCCGGGTCTACGAGGGCAACCAGGTCGCCTGTGTGTACAACGTCGCCGACCCCGCCACCGAGGAACTCGTGCGCGCCGCCGACGTGGAGGAGGGCTGCCGCGCCATCGGCTTCACGCTCGGCACCCCGGCGCCCTCCCAACTCGGCGTCGTGGAGGGCCTCCTGGTCGACCGCGCGTTCGTGGCGGACCGGCAGAAGCAGGCACAGGAACTCGCCGAGGTGACCGACGTCCGGCCGCCGGTCCCGCACAACATCGCCAACGCCCTCGCCGCGGCGGCCCTCGCCCGTGCCTACGGTGTCGAACCGGCCGCCGTACGCGAGGGACTGCGCGCTTTCCGGCCCGACCCGCACCGCATCGAGCATGTCGCGGACGTCGACTCGGTCGCCTACGTGGACGACTCCAAGGCCACCAACACCCATGCCGCCGAAGCCTCGCTGGCCTCGTACGAGTCGATCGTCTGGATCGCGGGCGGCCTGGCCAAGGGCGCGACTTTCGACGAGCTCGTACAGAAGGCCGCGCCCCGGCTGCGCGGTGTTGTGCTCATCGGTGCCGACCGCGCCCTCATCCGTGAAGCGCTCGCGCGACACGCGCCCGGGGTCCCGGTGGTCGACCTCGACCGGACAGACACTGGGGCGATGTCGGCGGCGGTCCAGGAGGCGGCACGACTCGCGAAGTCGGGCGACACCGTGCTGATGGCGCCCGCCTGTGCCTCGATGGACATGTTCACCAACTACAACAAGCGCGGTGAGGCGTTCGCGGCTGCGGTCCGTGAACTCGACGCCGCCAGCGCCTGA
- the murF gene encoding UDP-N-acetylmuramoyl-tripeptide--D-alanyl-D-alanine ligase: MIALSLAEIAKAVGGQTYDIPDPSVEVTGSVVKDSREVRPGSLFAAFAGARVDGHDYAAEVVAKGAVAVLATRPVGVPAIVVEDVQTALGALARTVVRRLGATLVAVTGSAGKTSTKDLIAQVLQRKAPTVWTPGSLNNEIGLPLTALAATAETRYLVLEMGARGIGHIRYLTELTPPRIGVVLNVGSAHIGEFGGREQIAVAKGELVESLPAEGTAILNADDPLVRAMASRTKARVLLFGEAGEADVRAENVRLTDTGQPSFALHTPSGCSDVTLRLYGEHHVSNALAAAAVAHELGMSAEEIALALSEAGSLSRWRMEVTERPDGVTVVNDAYNANPESMRAALRALAAMGQAAQARGGRTWAVLGQMAELGDEALAEHDAVGRLAVRLNVGKLVAVGGREAAWLQMGAYNEGSWGEESVHVSDAQAAVDLLRSELRPGDVVLVKASRSVGLERVAEQLLAGVASGEGQVAGR, translated from the coding sequence TTGATCGCCCTCTCCCTCGCCGAGATCGCCAAAGCCGTCGGCGGGCAGACGTACGACATACCGGATCCGTCCGTGGAAGTGACCGGATCCGTCGTCAAGGACTCCCGGGAAGTGCGGCCGGGATCTCTCTTCGCCGCCTTCGCGGGCGCGCGCGTGGACGGCCACGACTACGCCGCCGAGGTCGTCGCCAAGGGGGCCGTCGCCGTACTCGCGACCCGCCCCGTCGGCGTTCCGGCCATCGTGGTCGAGGATGTGCAAACGGCGCTCGGCGCCCTGGCCCGTACCGTCGTGCGGCGTCTTGGCGCCACCCTCGTCGCGGTCACCGGCTCGGCCGGAAAGACCAGCACCAAGGACCTGATCGCCCAGGTCCTCCAGCGCAAGGCGCCCACCGTGTGGACGCCCGGCTCGCTCAACAACGAGATCGGTCTGCCGCTGACCGCGCTCGCCGCCACGGCCGAAACCCGTTACCTGGTACTGGAGATGGGAGCGCGCGGAATCGGCCACATCCGCTACCTCACCGAACTCACCCCACCGCGGATCGGCGTCGTACTGAACGTCGGCAGCGCCCACATCGGGGAGTTCGGCGGCCGGGAGCAGATCGCCGTGGCCAAGGGCGAGCTCGTGGAGAGCCTGCCCGCCGAGGGGACCGCGATCCTCAACGCCGACGATCCGCTCGTACGCGCCATGGCGAGCCGGACCAAGGCCAGGGTGCTGCTCTTCGGTGAGGCGGGCGAAGCCGACGTACGCGCCGAAAATGTGCGCCTGACGGACACCGGACAGCCCTCCTTCGCCCTGCACACACCCTCCGGGTGCAGCGATGTGACCTTGCGCCTGTACGGTGAGCACCACGTGTCGAACGCGCTCGCAGCGGCCGCCGTAGCCCATGAACTGGGCATGTCCGCGGAAGAGATCGCCCTTGCGCTCAGTGAGGCGGGCTCCCTCTCTCGCTGGCGTATGGAGGTCACCGAGCGCCCGGACGGCGTGACGGTCGTCAACGACGCCTACAACGCGAACCCCGAGTCCATGCGAGCGGCGCTGCGCGCGCTCGCCGCCATGGGTCAGGCCGCACAGGCCAGAGGGGGACGTACGTGGGCGGTGCTCGGTCAGATGGCCGAGCTCGGTGACGAGGCTCTCGCCGAACACGACGCGGTCGGGCGGCTCGCCGTCCGGCTGAACGTGGGCAAGCTCGTGGCCGTCGGGGGCAGGGAAGCCGCCTGGCTGCAGATGGGCGCATACAACGAGGGTTCGTGGGGTGAGGAGTCGGTGCACGTGTCCGACGCACAGGCGGCGGTCGACCTATTGCGCAGCGAATTGCGCCCGGGTGACGTCGTACTCGTGAAGGCCTCCAGGTCGGTGGGCCTGGAGCGGGTGGCCGAACAGCTGCTCGCGGGCGTCGCATCGGGCGAGGGGCAGGTCGCCGGCCGATGA
- the mraY gene encoding phospho-N-acetylmuramoyl-pentapeptide-transferase: MRQILFAGVIGLFLTLVGTPLLIKFLARKGYGQFIRDDGPREHHSKRGTPTMGGIAFILATLIAYALAKVITGEDPTFSGVLVLFLMAGMGLVGFLDDYIKIVKQRSLGLRAKAKMAGQLIVGIAFAVLSLQFADNRNNTPASTKLSFVTDFGWSIGPVVFVVWALFMILAMSNGVNLTDGLDGLATGASVMVFGAYTFIGIWQYQESCANAATLTNPSACFEVRDPLDLAVVASALMGACFGFLWWNTSPAKIFMGDTGSLALGGALAGLAICSRTELLLALLGGLFVLITMSVVIQVGSFRMTGKRVFRMAPLQHHFELKGWSEVLVVVRFWIIQGMCVIVGLGLFYAGWAADK, translated from the coding sequence ATGAGGCAGATCCTCTTCGCGGGAGTAATCGGGCTCTTCCTGACACTGGTCGGCACCCCGCTGCTGATCAAGTTCCTGGCCCGCAAGGGATACGGACAGTTCATCCGGGACGACGGCCCGCGCGAGCACCACAGCAAGCGCGGCACCCCGACCATGGGTGGTATCGCCTTCATCCTGGCGACCCTGATCGCCTACGCGCTCGCCAAGGTGATCACCGGCGAGGACCCGACCTTCTCCGGTGTCCTGGTGCTCTTCCTGATGGCGGGCATGGGTCTGGTCGGCTTCCTGGACGACTACATCAAGATCGTCAAACAGCGCTCGCTGGGTCTGCGGGCCAAGGCGAAGATGGCCGGACAGCTCATCGTCGGCATCGCCTTCGCGGTCCTGTCGCTGCAGTTCGCCGACAACCGCAACAACACCCCGGCCTCCACGAAGCTCTCCTTCGTGACCGACTTCGGCTGGTCCATCGGCCCGGTCGTGTTCGTGGTCTGGGCCCTGTTCATGATCCTCGCCATGTCGAACGGCGTGAACCTCACCGACGGCCTCGACGGCCTGGCCACCGGCGCCTCGGTGATGGTCTTCGGCGCCTACACCTTCATCGGCATCTGGCAGTACCAGGAGTCCTGCGCCAACGCGGCGACGCTGACCAACCCGTCGGCCTGCTTCGAGGTGCGCGACCCACTCGACCTCGCGGTGGTCGCCTCCGCGCTCATGGGTGCCTGCTTCGGCTTCCTGTGGTGGAACACCTCACCCGCGAAGATCTTCATGGGCGACACCGGTTCGCTCGCCCTCGGCGGCGCGCTGGCGGGCCTGGCCATCTGCTCCCGTACGGAGCTGCTGCTCGCCCTGCTCGGCGGCCTGTTCGTCCTCATCACCATGTCCGTGGTGATCCAGGTCGGCTCGTTCCGGATGACCGGCAAGCGCGTCTTCCGGATGGCCCCGCTCCAGCACCACTTCGAACTCAAGGGCTGGTCCGAGGTCCTGGTCGTGGTCCGGTTCTGGATCATCCAGGGCATGTGCGTCATCGTCGGCCTCGGACTCTTCTACGCAGGGTGGGCAGCCGACAAGTGA